Part of the Triticum urartu cultivar G1812 chromosome 2, Tu2.1, whole genome shotgun sequence genome, TCCCTGATCCTGGGGTTGAGAATCATGACATCGCCTTAGCTGAAAGCTGGGATGGCGATCTCAAGCTGTTTGATTCAGCAAGTTATCCAGCACAGTTGGGCTGTTTGGCGGTCACATGATTGTGGTAGCAAAGAAAGATTGCAGAAAATTATATGGCTTGGCTGTCACATAATAAGATTGACAGAATCCTTCCCTGATTACATATGGAGACAAGTTAATGCGAGTTTATACAGGTGAGAGCAAAGGCTCATATGAAAAAAGCACTGTTCATATGGAGAGATGAAGTGTATAGCCTTAAGGGAACTGTGTAAAAATCAATTTTGGTCAACTAGTCCCATGAAATTATCGAAATGGTTTTTAACCTCGTCTGCAACATGACTCCGTATCTTATATGCTCACCCAACACTTGCATACATACTTATTATCTTATATCAATTGGCAGAGATCCTACACATTTCAGCCAAAAATAGTTCAAATTTCAAATGTCCAGGAGCTTGCATTAATTTCACTACACCAACAGGACTGACGTTGTCCACACTAAACTAGACCATTGCTACTTCGGTACAAACTAACCAAGATGAGGACGAGTCAGATGAGATAGTATAAATGAACCATACCGTTCAAGTTTGATAATATTTTCGAATCACTTATCATAATATTGTAAACAGCAGGTAATATTTCAAGGAAAAACTACAAATGAACCATACCGTTCAAGTTTGAATGAACTTGTACTTAAAAGGCATTCTTTTACAAATTCACTAAGGCAAGCACCGTGGTCAGACGTCAATAATTCCAGCACACCAAATGTCCTAGGCAACTTGTTGCTTCTTGCTTTTCTTTTTCGTGCCTTTGCTTCTTTCGCCAGATTCAGATTTTATTCTCTTTGGGGCATAGATCTCAGCATCACTGTCATTAAGGCCAGCCATCTGAGTTCCTTCCTCATCCTCTGCAACCCTTctattcttctttttcttctttgccttTCTGACTGTTTCAGCATCGTCTTCATCCAGGTCGACCATTTGCGTTTCTTCATCATCCTCTATAacagttttcttcttcttcttcttcttcttcttcttcttcttcttgtcctttcTGACTGCTTCAGCATCACAGTCATCAGGGTCCACCATTTGAGTTCCTTCCTCAGCCTCTTCAACCAATacattcttctttttctttttttcccttCTGACTGCAGCTTCAGCCACCATTGAAGAATCTGGCTGCTTGGATTTAGTCTCCTCAGATTCTAGACACAACAGTAGTGTTAGCACAGTACCTCAAACCTCAAGGCATCCATCAAGATGCAGTTAAGATGTACGCCATTTTAAGATTACAGGTCAGAACTCAGAAGTGTTCTGAGTAAAAAGAAGCTCTTAACTATAATTATCAGTTCCACATCCAATGAAATTTAACAAGTCAACATGTTTCAGTCCTAAAGGGAAGCACTTTGCCCCTACAGCAAGCACCATTCGAGATAACATGAATGTAAAAAAACAATTGCCACTCTCACATAACTTACCACAACAACAACGGAAAACAGAGCACATAACACAGAATAGCTACTGGAAATACATAAGAAACTCCCCgcagagagagagtgagagacgAACCTTCAGCTGAGAAATGTGAATCAATAACCACTGTCGTGAGGTGCTGCTTGAGATAGACCTGTTACCAACCAATGAACATGTGTTAGATCATGAAGAGTTTAAAATGAAGAACCATGGTGTATAACCAGTAGCGCAATCACTAAAGGCCAATTAACTAGAGTACAAGGTTAGCCAAGATAGAAACGAAAAATCATCTATCATATACGCCGACATGTATAAATGAACTTGCACACTCAATTATAGGATTATATGTTTTTTAGGTACTACCTCTGTACCAAAATATAAGAGGTTTTTACAGGCTAGTTTAGCCTAAAAGGCATCTTATAGTTTGATATGGAGGGAGTAATAAAGAGTAGCCCAAGATTAAGTCATAAGATATTTGGCTAGTCAATGATATCTTCATGCTCACTATAATAAATTCATTTACATACACACATGTCAAAACGCGCCAGAAAACAATTAGAGCAATATAAATAAAAATTAGCATCAATTAATTGCAAGGAGCAACAACAAGCTTCGAGCTTAATATGAATGCTGTGAAATTAATTTTAGACATACCGCAGAAAGCGGCTGCCTTGTATTTGTATCCCAGATTCGCAAGTAGCTGTCCAATCCTACAAAGACCAAAATAATATCCCCAGTTAGTTCAAATAAGTACAAACAAAGACAGCCAATAAAAAGTAAAAGTGCACAACAAAATTGAGGGAACGTAAAACTATATGTTGCATTCAAAATAAATCAATCTGAAATAAATGGAAATTTATAACTCACCACAAGATGCTATCAAAGGCAGATCCGGATGCCTAACTATCGATCTAATACTTCCACTGCATTTACCAACATAGCATCCGAGTAGTTTTCCTGTAAAAAAAGGTACACACCAATCACAACACTGTAAAATAAGTTATACTCGCATACATTGTACCTTGGGTTGTTATTAGCCATAATCATTTGTCCATGTCATTATATTTAATAATAAACTAAGTGCTACGCAATCTCCAATCTGTTAAACATTATACATCAGACTCTAACATGTAGAAATGCTGATAAATATTTCAACTCTACCATTTCCATTAGCTGCAACTGCATGTCACTAACTATCTGTCGATTagacaaaataaaataaagaaacgGACCAATATAGGTACTCCATACCATTATTACCTATACAAAACAGCAAACATGAAGTGGATCTGATGATTAAAAAGGAGTAGACTTGTGACACATAGGCCACTTTAACACTAGACAGAAAAGGCACATGTTCCTAAAATACTCAGTTGCATTGAAAGATACTGCACACCATCTGTTTATCGTACCTGTTCTCATGTCAAAGGAAGCGAGGTCTCCTGTTCCTGTCCCAATATAGACAGTATGTCCATCTGGATCCCCTACAACTGCCTTGATTGGTGACTCCCTAAAATCAACTGAAACAACAGGTCTTCTTTGCGAAGCAGTATCATATAAGCGAACCTGGTAAACACAAAATGAAAACACCATTAGTGGTAGTAAAGTTGAGCGGTCATCATCAGTGCAGCATAATATATTACAGATGCAAATGGTCCTACTC contains:
- the LOC125536878 gene encoding WD repeat-containing protein DDB_G0290555; the protein is MPRITSVESPGCPPLRAITTDILGLIKVVEARARPAGVAKVVETWGEPDASRAILVASLADRAVDPVLAVARKNGVVELLNPLNGDALAVVKSSRTDQTVGAVENDPLVALHLFRKHAPDLTTLGTFLACTEKGKASVRSVAKENTVSDSDVGPSSTWEVCNKGTLQFSSVDVGENYAMFGGNGMEVNLWDITSCSKMWSAKSPRANNVGIFTKPWFTAGTFLCKDDHRKIVACTNNHQVRLYDTASQRRPVVSVDFRESPIKAVVGDPDGHTVYIGTGTGDLASFDMRTGKLLGCYVGKCSGSIRSIVRHPDLPLIASCGLDSYLRIWDTNTRQPLSAVYLKQHLTTVVIDSHFSAEESEETKSKQPDSSMVAEAAVRREKKKKKNVLVEEAEEGTQMVDPDDCDAEAVRKDKKKKKKKKKKKKKTVIEDDEETQMVDLDEDDAETVRKAKKKKKNRRVAEDEEGTQMAGLNDSDAEIYAPKRIKSESGERSKGTKKKSKKQQVA